One genomic segment of Ferroacidibacillus organovorans includes these proteins:
- a CDS encoding ABC transporter ATP-binding protein: MLTVTSMSYRSILRDITFSLQKGEFVALIGPNGAGKSTLLQVAAGFLTPTAGTVQLADRPIRSYRAKQRAARIAYMPQTTVLDVPYTVSDIIHMGAYAHDHPDRAVIERSIARCNVEHLLHRDLRSLSGGERQRALLAKALVQKADYLLLDEPVSALDIQHQLEILTVLKSLSRDGQGLLVSIHHLEHVVTFADRVILLCDGQITADQTVRDVMTSRALCDAFAVDVAVFADPFTGEPRLSVAPQRKDERENRICTRIEEGSFR, from the coding sequence ATGCTGACTGTTACGTCGATGTCTTATCGCTCGATTCTTCGCGACATCACATTTTCTTTGCAAAAAGGAGAATTTGTCGCACTCATCGGCCCAAACGGTGCCGGAAAAAGCACCCTGTTGCAAGTGGCGGCGGGGTTTCTCACGCCTACTGCAGGCACGGTGCAGCTCGCCGATCGCCCCATCCGCTCATACCGCGCAAAGCAGCGTGCCGCGCGGATTGCCTACATGCCACAAACCACGGTTCTTGACGTTCCCTACACCGTCTCTGACATCATCCACATGGGCGCCTACGCGCATGACCATCCTGATCGCGCCGTGATTGAGCGCTCCATTGCGCGTTGCAACGTTGAACATCTTTTGCATCGTGATCTTCGCTCACTTTCGGGGGGCGAGCGACAGCGCGCGCTACTTGCCAAAGCACTCGTGCAAAAGGCGGACTACCTTCTGCTTGACGAACCTGTGTCGGCGCTTGACATCCAACACCAGCTAGAGATTCTCACGGTGCTCAAATCCCTCTCGCGAGATGGGCAGGGGCTACTCGTTTCGATTCATCATCTGGAGCACGTCGTCACATTTGCCGATCGCGTTATTCTCCTGTGCGATGGGCAGATCACGGCAGATCAGACGGTGCGCGATGTGATGACGTCGCGCGCGCTCTGCGACGCGTTTGCCGTGGATGTCGCGGTCTTTGCCGATCCGTTCACGGGAGAGCCGCGACTCTCTGTTGCGCCACAGCGCAAGGATGAGCGTGAGAACCGCATTTGCACGAGGATTGAGGAGGGGAGCTTCCGGTGA
- a CDS encoding bifunctional adenosylcobinamide kinase/adenosylcobinamide-phosphate guanylyltransferase, with protein MIEHLVLGGARSGKTAFAERVTLTLAENARGTPVYIATAVATDQEMRARIERHVQLRDSRFVTREAPRDLLTIVDTLSPNAVCLIDCLATYMGTLWYDACDRVSEEGLLAEGLALLEGLAQRASRFVIVSNEVGMGIVPESAEVRMYRDALGRWNALAAALAARVTLTVAGIPLQVKPGQHSLWKREGDAP; from the coding sequence GTGATTGAACATCTTGTACTTGGCGGCGCACGCAGCGGAAAGACTGCTTTTGCAGAGCGCGTCACCTTGACGCTCGCCGAAAACGCGCGTGGCACGCCAGTCTACATCGCGACAGCCGTTGCGACCGACCAGGAGATGCGTGCGCGCATCGAGCGGCATGTCCAGTTGCGTGACTCTCGTTTTGTCACGCGCGAAGCACCGCGCGATTTGTTGACGATCGTCGACACGCTTTCACCTAACGCCGTATGCCTCATCGACTGTCTCGCCACGTACATGGGGACGCTTTGGTACGATGCTTGTGATCGTGTCAGCGAGGAAGGACTGCTGGCAGAAGGTTTGGCGCTCTTGGAAGGACTCGCACAGCGGGCGTCTCGATTTGTCATCGTGAGCAATGAAGTCGGCATGGGCATCGTGCCCGAAAGCGCGGAGGTGCGCATGTACCGCGACGCGCTTGGCCGCTGGAATGCACTCGCCGCAGCGCTTGCTGCGCGCGTCACGCTGACCGTGGCCGGTATTCCGCTGCAGGTTAAACCAGGCCAGCACAGCCTGTGGAAGCGTGAAGGGGACGCCCCGTGA
- a CDS encoding FecCD family ABC transporter permease — translation MRPSSFRSIRLIVLLILLALSMLLGIAIGPVRLTLAQVIHGVFHPNGSAPNDIIVSALREPRVVCAALVGAGLSVSGAIVQSVFKNPMADPGILGVSAGGTLGAVIALALGWDVASPYVLPLSAFLLAGCSVTIVYLLATRSGRTSLIGVLLAGLVVSSMIGAAVSLVLTLVNNESMRSIVFWLLGGFDGDGWSQVGMIAPPILLGIAIAFFYARPLDLLHLGEDNAYSSGVSVEWTKRVLITLVAVMTGAAVSVSGMIGFVGLLVPHMARRLVGSSHAVLIPASALLGASLLILADMLGRSIDPLFEINVGVVTSFLGGPFFLMLLLRTERKTFR, via the coding sequence ACCTGTGCGGTTAACGCTTGCACAGGTCATTCACGGTGTCTTTCACCCAAATGGCAGCGCCCCGAATGACATCATTGTCAGCGCGCTGCGTGAACCGCGCGTCGTGTGCGCGGCGCTCGTTGGTGCGGGGCTATCTGTATCCGGTGCGATTGTGCAGTCGGTGTTCAAGAATCCGATGGCTGACCCCGGGATTCTCGGAGTTTCCGCCGGCGGAACGCTTGGCGCGGTGATTGCGCTTGCGCTTGGCTGGGATGTCGCTTCTCCGTACGTTCTGCCGCTCAGTGCCTTTTTGCTGGCAGGATGCTCCGTGACGATCGTCTATCTCCTGGCGACGCGCTCCGGACGCACATCGCTCATTGGCGTGTTGCTCGCGGGTCTCGTCGTCAGCTCGATGATTGGAGCGGCTGTCTCGCTCGTCTTGACGCTTGTCAACAACGAGAGCATGCGCAGCATTGTCTTTTGGCTGCTGGGTGGCTTTGACGGGGATGGGTGGAGCCAGGTGGGCATGATCGCCCCACCCATTCTGCTTGGCATCGCCATCGCTTTTTTCTATGCGCGCCCCCTCGATCTGCTCCATCTTGGGGAGGACAATGCGTATTCGAGCGGAGTTTCCGTCGAGTGGACAAAACGCGTCCTCATCACGCTTGTTGCTGTCATGACGGGGGCAGCGGTTTCTGTGAGCGGTATGATCGGCTTTGTCGGCTTGCTCGTCCCGCACATGGCGCGCCGTCTCGTGGGCTCATCCCACGCGGTTCTCATTCCGGCGTCTGCGCTGCTTGGCGCCAGCCTGCTCATCCTCGCTGACATGTTGGGTCGAAGCATCGATCCGCTCTTTGAGATCAATGTCGGTGTGGTCACGTCGTTTCTGGGCGGACCTTTTTTTCTTATGCTGCTGCTGCGCACCGAACGAAAAACGTTCCGCTAG